The DNA region ACATCACCCGGATCGTATGAACATAAAAAAACTCCATTTGCGTCCTCATATATAAATGTGGTAAACTCAATTTGAAAATCTACGCTTGAAAGTTCCTTTTTTGTACATGAAATTGTAAATATCGATATACAAATCGTAAATAAAATCAATATTTTTTTATTCACCATATTTTCTCCTCTATTAAATTCCTCACAATATGTAAAATAATATTCGCCAAATCCCACTCGACTTCGAAACTACGCTCGGTTCTTTCAAACACAAAATTGCCGATACTATCGTAAATGACCGCTTTAATCTCTAATAAGCTTTCAAGTCTTTATCAAGAATTTCAACGTTTTCACCGCTGGGACGCAATATTCCAACGCCTTGTTTTAACGCCTCTTCTTCAGCGTCGCCTTCAAACGACATTCCAGCTATTCCCAAATAAAACTTATGTTCGGCGTATTGCGGAAATAATTGTCTGAAAACATTTACCTGTTTACCTGTCAACGTTTCAATGTCTTTGTTTCGCACTTTATATTTTATCTCAATAAGAGCGACCGTGTCACCGTTATACATTACTACGTCGTATTCGCCTCTTAATTTCTCGCCGTCAGGCAATTTCCTAGCTCTTTTCATTCCTTTCTCTATTTCGTCAAAATCCTTGCCGCCGAAACGCATTGAGTTAAAAAGTGAATTGTAAAAATAAGTTTCGCTGAATTTTCCGTTGCTTTCGCTTGTGCCGTTTACAATTTCGTTGATTTTGTCAATACGTTCTCCAACTTCATCTAAAAATTTCCCTAATTTTGCAAATCTTTTGTCTAGTTCTTCATCGCGTTTCTTTTGTTGTTCTCTTGATTCTGCAAATCTTTTGTCATTTTCTTTAATCTGGCTACTTGCCTCTGCCTGTCGTTTAATCAGGTCTTGTAAGAGCATTTCTGTTTCTTTTTCCATTTACAGTCTCCAAGTTAATAAATTATCGCCTCAAAATAATATTCGCCTCAAAACAAAAGGCACGAGAAAGAAAGCGAAATGGTTTACAGAAATATGAGATAAATTCTCTTGATTAATCATTGGATCAAGAAATTATCACAATCTTATTTCTCGGATGTTTCTTTGCCAAAATCTCTTTTTGATTGGCAGTCGAAACATGAGTATATATTTGAGTTGTCGTAATTGAACTATGTCCGAGTAATTTTTGTATGTATCGTATATCCACGTCTTCTTCAAGCAGCAGTGTAGCGAAAAAATGGCGAAACATGTGAGGCGTTACATTATTATTGTAATTAGCCATTTTAGCATATTTCTTTACAGACGCTTTCTTTTATGAAAAAATTTCCCATAACACGAAAAAAATTCCGTACTTTATAAAAAAATGGAAATTCTTTTACGAAAAAACAACGAAACTGCTAAATTGGCACAAAATTTGAATAAATTTCACAAAAAGGAGTTTGTTATGTTGCATGAACTTATTATGGGCGGAAATAAAAACGCGGCGCTTGCCAAATCGTTAGACGCAAGAGCGGCGCGGCAAAAGGTTATCGTCAATAATATTGCGAACGTAGAAACGCCGGGTTATCACAGAAAAGAAGTAAAATTTGAAGAAAGTTTGGCTGAAGCGCTTGACAGATCGCGTTTACAGGGAGCAAGGACAAACGGCAAACACTTTGAATTGGGACGGCCAAAAGTAGGCGACGTACAGTTTGAGGTGATAGAACCCGTTGACCACACGATGTCAAGCGGCGTAAATAACGTGGACATTGATTTTGAAATGGCGCAGCTTGCGGAAAATCAAATCGGTTTCAGTTATGCGATGAAATTGCTAAAAAGCAGCCATGACAAACTAAACTCGGCAATTCAAGGGCAGTCGTTAAAATAACAAAGGGGTAAGATATGTCGGATATTAACGGACTTTTTTCGGCAATGAGAATAAGCGCTTCCGGAATGCGGGCGCAAAGAATTAAGCATGGGGTGATTACTTCAAATTTGGCGAACGCCGAAACTACAAGAACTCCCG from Chitinispirillales bacterium includes:
- the flgB gene encoding flagellar basal body rod protein FlgB produces the protein MLHELIMGGNKNAALAKSLDARAARQKVIVNNIANVETPGYHRKEVKFEESLAEALDRSRLQGARTNGKHFELGRPKVGDVQFEVIEPVDHTMSSGVNNVDIDFEMAQLAENQIGFSYAMKLLKSSHDKLNSAIQGQSLK